One part of the Lycium ferocissimum isolate CSIRO_LF1 chromosome 8, AGI_CSIRO_Lferr_CH_V1, whole genome shotgun sequence genome encodes these proteins:
- the LOC132068691 gene encoding uncharacterized protein LOC132068691 isoform X1: MLGRHVGPILHVQSDKPYKHRGRVSNIYNSFSANFFTDRMATEEVIDGAKLRSQFLQVLRTRRPPQVSLSVIPGKPVNDPSKPIFSEVMASCPKEDIPNMKELLQEENFYLTTEEGEQGLLPVLVLSLKETDKKKRPAIVFLHSTNKYKEWLRPLLEAYASRGYIAVAIDSRYHGERATNMTTYRDALISSWKNGDTMPFIFDTVWDLIKLADYLTEREDIDSSRIGITGESLGGMHAWFAAFADTRYAVVVPIIGVQGFQWAIEHDRWQARVDSIKAVFEEARSDLGKNEIDKEVVQKVWDRIAPGLASQFDSPCTVPAIAPRPLLILNGEEDPRCPIAGLDIPKSRAHKACADADCPLNFKLIAQAGIGHQMTPLMVKEASDWFDRFLKV, from the exons ATGTTGGGGAGACATGTGGGACCCATATTGCATGTGCAGTCCGACAAGCCATATAAACACCGAGGCCGAGTTTCAAATATTTACAACAGCTTCTCAGCTAACTTTTTCACTGATCGAATGGCGACGGAAGAGGTTATTGATGGCGCCAAGCTCCGTTCTCAGTTTCTTCAAGTCCTTCGCACACGTCGTCCTCCTCAAG TTTCACTCAGTGTGATACCTGGAAAACCTGTAAATGATCCATCAAAGCCAATATTCAGTGAG GTAATGGCATCTTGCCCTAAGGAAGATATTCCTAATATGAAGGAACTTCTTCAGGAGGAAAATTTCTACTTGACCACAGAG GAAGGAGAGCAAGGGCTGTTGCCTGTCTTGGTATTGAGCTTGAAGGAAACCGATAAGAAGAAGAGGCCAGCTATTGTCTTCCTGCATAGTACAAACAAATATAAAGAGTGGTTACGGCCATTGCTTGAG GCATATGCTTCGAGGGGATACATAGCTGTAGCAATTGATTCTCGATACCATGGAGAACGTGCCACCAATATGACAACATATCGTGAT GCCCTTATATCGTCATGGAAAAACGGTGATACAATGCCTTTCATATTTGATACG GTCTGGGACTTGATAAAACTGGCGGATTATCTAACAGAGAGGGAAGATATCGACTCGTCAAGGATAGGAATTACTGGTGAATCGCTTGGAG GTATGCATGCATGGTTTGCTGCATTTGCCGACACTCGCTATGCAGTGGTTGTTCCTATAATTGGAGTTCAG GGATTTCAGTGGGCAATCGAGCATGATCGGTGGCAGGCAAGAGTTGACAGTATCAAGGCTGTGTTTGAAG AAGCACGTTCTGATTTAGGGAAGAATGAGATTGATAAAGAAGTGGTTCAGAAG GTTTGGGACAGAATTGCTCCAGGTTTGGCATCTCAATTTGATTCACCATGCACAGTACCGGCCATTGCACCACGCCCCTTGCTGATTTTAAATG GAGAGGAAGATCCTCGTTGTCCAATTGCTGGCCTGGATATTCCAAAGTCAAGAGCCCATAAAGCTTGTGCAGATGCTGACTGTCCACTTAATTTCAAG CTGATAGCCCAAGCTGGCATTGGACATCAAATGACTCCATTGATGGTAAAGGAAGCGAGTGATTGGTTTGACAGGTTCCTTAAAGTGTAG
- the LOC132068691 gene encoding uncharacterized protein LOC132068691 isoform X2, with protein sequence MLGRHVGPILHVQSDKPYKHRGRVSNIYNSFSANFFTDRMATEEVIDGAKLRSQFLQVLRTRRPPQVSLSVIPGKPVNDPSKPIFSEEGEQGLLPVLVLSLKETDKKKRPAIVFLHSTNKYKEWLRPLLEAYASRGYIAVAIDSRYHGERATNMTTYRDALISSWKNGDTMPFIFDTVWDLIKLADYLTEREDIDSSRIGITGESLGGMHAWFAAFADTRYAVVVPIIGVQGFQWAIEHDRWQARVDSIKAVFEEARSDLGKNEIDKEVVQKVWDRIAPGLASQFDSPCTVPAIAPRPLLILNGEEDPRCPIAGLDIPKSRAHKACADADCPLNFKLIAQAGIGHQMTPLMVKEASDWFDRFLKV encoded by the exons ATGTTGGGGAGACATGTGGGACCCATATTGCATGTGCAGTCCGACAAGCCATATAAACACCGAGGCCGAGTTTCAAATATTTACAACAGCTTCTCAGCTAACTTTTTCACTGATCGAATGGCGACGGAAGAGGTTATTGATGGCGCCAAGCTCCGTTCTCAGTTTCTTCAAGTCCTTCGCACACGTCGTCCTCCTCAAG TTTCACTCAGTGTGATACCTGGAAAACCTGTAAATGATCCATCAAAGCCAATATTCAGTGAG GAAGGAGAGCAAGGGCTGTTGCCTGTCTTGGTATTGAGCTTGAAGGAAACCGATAAGAAGAAGAGGCCAGCTATTGTCTTCCTGCATAGTACAAACAAATATAAAGAGTGGTTACGGCCATTGCTTGAG GCATATGCTTCGAGGGGATACATAGCTGTAGCAATTGATTCTCGATACCATGGAGAACGTGCCACCAATATGACAACATATCGTGAT GCCCTTATATCGTCATGGAAAAACGGTGATACAATGCCTTTCATATTTGATACG GTCTGGGACTTGATAAAACTGGCGGATTATCTAACAGAGAGGGAAGATATCGACTCGTCAAGGATAGGAATTACTGGTGAATCGCTTGGAG GTATGCATGCATGGTTTGCTGCATTTGCCGACACTCGCTATGCAGTGGTTGTTCCTATAATTGGAGTTCAG GGATTTCAGTGGGCAATCGAGCATGATCGGTGGCAGGCAAGAGTTGACAGTATCAAGGCTGTGTTTGAAG AAGCACGTTCTGATTTAGGGAAGAATGAGATTGATAAAGAAGTGGTTCAGAAG GTTTGGGACAGAATTGCTCCAGGTTTGGCATCTCAATTTGATTCACCATGCACAGTACCGGCCATTGCACCACGCCCCTTGCTGATTTTAAATG GAGAGGAAGATCCTCGTTGTCCAATTGCTGGCCTGGATATTCCAAAGTCAAGAGCCCATAAAGCTTGTGCAGATGCTGACTGTCCACTTAATTTCAAG CTGATAGCCCAAGCTGGCATTGGACATCAAATGACTCCATTGATGGTAAAGGAAGCGAGTGATTGGTTTGACAGGTTCCTTAAAGTGTAG
- the LOC132068691 gene encoding uncharacterized protein LOC132068691 isoform X3, producing MWDPYCMCSPTSHINTEAEFQIFTTASQLTFSLIEWRRKRLLMAPSSVLSFFKSFAHVVLLKEGEQGLLPVLVLSLKETDKKKRPAIVFLHSTNKYKEWLRPLLEAYASRGYIAVAIDSRYHGERATNMTTYRDALISSWKNGDTMPFIFDTVWDLIKLADYLTEREDIDSSRIGITGESLGGMHAWFAAFADTRYAVVVPIIGVQGFQWAIEHDRWQARVDSIKAVFEEARSDLGKNEIDKEVVQKVWDRIAPGLASQFDSPCTVPAIAPRPLLILNGEEDPRCPIAGLDIPKSRAHKACADADCPLNFKLIAQAGIGHQMTPLMVKEASDWFDRFLKV from the exons ATGTGGGACCCATATTGCATGTGCAGTCCGACAAGCCATATAAACACCGAGGCCGAGTTTCAAATATTTACAACAGCTTCTCAGCTAACTTTTTCACTGATCGAATGGCGACGGAAGAGGTTATTGATGGCGCCAAGCTCCGTTCTCAGTTTCTTCAAGTCCTTCGCACACGTCGTCCTCCTCAAG GAAGGAGAGCAAGGGCTGTTGCCTGTCTTGGTATTGAGCTTGAAGGAAACCGATAAGAAGAAGAGGCCAGCTATTGTCTTCCTGCATAGTACAAACAAATATAAAGAGTGGTTACGGCCATTGCTTGAG GCATATGCTTCGAGGGGATACATAGCTGTAGCAATTGATTCTCGATACCATGGAGAACGTGCCACCAATATGACAACATATCGTGAT GCCCTTATATCGTCATGGAAAAACGGTGATACAATGCCTTTCATATTTGATACG GTCTGGGACTTGATAAAACTGGCGGATTATCTAACAGAGAGGGAAGATATCGACTCGTCAAGGATAGGAATTACTGGTGAATCGCTTGGAG GTATGCATGCATGGTTTGCTGCATTTGCCGACACTCGCTATGCAGTGGTTGTTCCTATAATTGGAGTTCAG GGATTTCAGTGGGCAATCGAGCATGATCGGTGGCAGGCAAGAGTTGACAGTATCAAGGCTGTGTTTGAAG AAGCACGTTCTGATTTAGGGAAGAATGAGATTGATAAAGAAGTGGTTCAGAAG GTTTGGGACAGAATTGCTCCAGGTTTGGCATCTCAATTTGATTCACCATGCACAGTACCGGCCATTGCACCACGCCCCTTGCTGATTTTAAATG GAGAGGAAGATCCTCGTTGTCCAATTGCTGGCCTGGATATTCCAAAGTCAAGAGCCCATAAAGCTTGTGCAGATGCTGACTGTCCACTTAATTTCAAG CTGATAGCCCAAGCTGGCATTGGACATCAAATGACTCCATTGATGGTAAAGGAAGCGAGTGATTGGTTTGACAGGTTCCTTAAAGTGTAG